The Seriola aureovittata isolate HTS-2021-v1 ecotype China chromosome 3, ASM2101889v1, whole genome shotgun sequence genome includes a region encoding these proteins:
- the LOC130166581 gene encoding ependymin-like codes for MNFISVLSCLSLLLAAAVAQAPKPCVSPALMNGGLTVMAGNGLLMSTGTITYDAFGQRMRVRNYGFSGNQTFGVDQLMLFNQKVYYEIDWKKLSCKKKALDTSFIPMHVPSDAKLMGQVFMGSSSSFGMGVLVNTWYGDLPHNGTYMTVFSEIGCIPMTYTSYTPESGWITISTFNWVLGNTNPMDYSPPFFCAKSKLEETERPDTFFTALKSLAEKTKKEE; via the exons ATGAACTTCATCAGTGTGCTGTCCTGCCTCAGCCTGCTGTTGGCAGCTGCTGTCGCCCAGGCACCAAAACCATGCG TTTCTCCTGCACTGATGAATGGAGGCCTCACTGTG ATGGCTGGCAACGGACTCCTCATGTCGACAGGAACAATTACCTATGATGCTTTTGGACAGAGGATGCGGGTCAGAAACTATGGGTTTAGTGGCAATCAGACCTTTGGTGTGGACCAGTTGATGCTTTTCAATCAG AAAGTCTATTATGAGATCGACTGGAAAAAATTGTCTTGCAAGAAGAAGGCGCTCGACACCTCCTTCATTCCCATGCATGTGCCCTCTGATGCTAAACTGATGGGTCAGGTATTCAtgggctcctcctcctcctttggaATGGGTGTGCTAGTCAACACCTGGTATGGAGACCTGCCACACAACG GCACATACATGACCGTCTTCTCTGAGATTGGCTGCATCCCGATGACTTACACCAGCTACACTCCAGAGTCTGGATGGATCACCATCAG cacCTTCAACTGGGTCCTGGGCAACACAAACCCCATGGACTACAGCCCACCTTTCTTTTGTGCCAAGTCTAAactggaggagacagagagaccaGATACCTTCTTCACTGCCTTGAAGTCTCTGGCTGAGAAGACCAAGAAAGAAGAGTAA